Sequence from the Cytophagales bacterium genome:
CATCTTAACAATTGAACAATGAAATAATATATTTTATGATTACAATATTGCGTAATTAAATTGTTGCTACACTAGTAACCAGCAAAAAGCCATGCCATTCACAAAAAGCAAATACTTCCCACTCTTACTGGCGCTTGACTCCGGTTTGCTATTATGGTTAGGCTGGCCGGCATGGCCCACTGCTTTTTTACTGTTCTTTGCATTTGTATCAATTTTATTGCTTGATGAGCATTTTTCAAATTCAGACGTTAAAAAACCGGGATTCAAATTTTTTATATATACTTATATCGCCTTTTTGATATGGAACACCCTTACTACCTGGTGGGTCTGTTATTCTACGGTTGGCGGGGGGATTATTGCAATTATTGCTAATTCCTTTTTTATGTCTGTCCCTTTTCTGCTTTTTAGATTTACAAAAAAAGTAACAGGATTAAAATTGGGCTATCTCTCCTTCATTCTATACTGGTTGGGCTTTGAATACCTGCATTTAAACTGGGATCTCTCCTGGCCATGGCTTACCCTGGGAAATGGATTTGCCATGTTTCCTGAATGGGTACAATGGTACGAATACACAGGCGTTTTAGGCGGATCCCTGTGGCTCTTAATTGTTAATCTGTTGCTGTTCTTTGGCCTCCGCTCAATCATATTTGAAGAAAAATTTGAATGGAAAAAATTTATTATTCCTGTTCTTCTCATCATCATACCTGTTGTCTTCTCTTATTATAAACATGCGGTGTATGAAGAAAAGGGCGACCCGGTCAATATAGTGGTTGTGCAGCCGAATATTGACCCTTACAAGGAGAAATTTTCCGGCTCACCCCAGTTTATTCCTTATCAAAAACAGTTAGACCGCCTTATTACTTTGTCTGAAACCAAATTGGATTCAACGATCAATTATCTTGTATGGCCTGAAACTGCCATGCCAAGGGGCTATTGGGAATATGAGATAAACGATTACCCCATGATACAATCACTCATCGGTTTTTTGGGAAAATATCCAGACCTTACATTGATAACAGGAGCTGATACTTACACAGAATATGATTCTGAGCAAAACGCTTCGGAGACTGCCCGCTTTAAACCAGATTTGGGCTATTATGATGTATATAATACAGCTATGCAAATCAATCCCAAGGGAGAAATTTCTTTTTACCATAAATCTAAATTGGTACCGGGTGTTGAAAAAATGCCCTACCCTAAGTTTTTTAAATTTTTAGAGCCATTAGCTATTGATATGGGCGGAACCACCGGTAGCCTTGGAAAGCAAAAAGAAAGAACGGTATTTAAAAAATTCGAAGTCCGAAATTCGAAATCTCCCGATTTTGTCGGGACAGGCGAAATTGCAATAGCTCCGGCAATTTGCTACGAATCGATCTATGGGGAATTTATGACTGAATACGTTCTTAATGGTGCAAATTTCATATTTATAATCACCAATGACGGCTGGTGGAAAGATACCCCCGGTTACAAGCAGCATTTAAACTATGCAACACTCAGAGCCATTGAAACAAAAAGAAGTATTGCACGTTCGGCCAATACGGGAATTTCCTGCTTTATCAACCAGCAAGGAAACATCATGCAGGCAACAGGTTGGTGGGAACAGGCAGTTATTAAGGGGACAATTATTTCCAATGATAAAATGACATTTTACACCACCTATGGAGATTATATTGGAAGAATAGCTGCGTTTTTAGCTGTTGCAATATTTTTATCAGTTATTGTAAAATATTTAATCAGTAACAGACATTTTACTAAATAAAATTAATAATGAACTTAGATAAAATTTGCAAACAGGTTATTGATCTCACAAAGAAGGTAGGAACTTTCATCAGAGAGGAAGCCGCTGTTTTTGACCGGTCAAAAATTGAGTATAAGGGTTTCAATGACCTTGTGACCTGGGTGGATAAAGAAGCAGAAATAAAATTAATCAAAGGATTACAGCAAATCTTACCTGAAGCCGGATTTATCGCTGAAGAAGGAACCCAGAAGAGTAGCAGTAGCAGTGATGAACAAAGCACTCAATTCAACTGGATCGTTGATCCTTTAGACGGAACTACTAATTTTACACATAGTGTGCCGGTGTTTGCTATTAGTATTGCATTACAGGAGAACAGCCCCCATAGCCCTCCTTTAACTCCAAGCCCCTCTGAAAAGGAGAAACGGGGAATCGGAGAAACGGAGAAAAGGAAAACGAAGCGATTCACCGATTCACCCATTCACCCATTCACCGATTCTGTAAAGAATAGTGGCGGTGGGGATTTAGGGGGGGCTATTCTGCTTGGAGTGGTTTATGAAATTAACAGGGATGAGTGCTTCCACGCTTACAAAAACGGGGGTGCATTCTGCAATAATAAAAAAATCACAATTTCAGATACTGCTCAATTAAGCGAGAGCCTGTTGGCCACCGGTTTTCCTTATGCCGACTTTGAAAAAATGCCGGAATACCTGGAAATTCTTAAAACTTTCATGCAAAATTCGCATGGACTAAGACGTATGGGTTCGGCTGCGGTTGACCTGGCTTATGTAGCTTGTGGTATATTTGAAGGATTTTTTGAGTACAACCTCCATGCCTGGGATGTGGCTGCAGGCGCTTTGATCGTTGAAGAAGCAGGCGGCATTGTGACTGACTTTAGAGGCGGTAATGATTTTCTTTTTGGAAAAGAGATCATTGCTGCGGGGAAGATCCATCAGGAAATGCTGGAGGTGATTAGTGAGAATTGGAAAAAATAGTTGGCAGTTGGCAATAGGCAGTTGGCAATTATTGCAATATATCAGAAGAAGCAGAACTATTGCCAACTGTCAACTGCTTTACTGGCTGATCGCCACTTTATTCAAGAGAGCCGTAATAATATCATTGGTAGTTACCCCATCGGCTTCGGCCTCATAGTTCAAAATGATCCTGTGGTTAAGGATGTCAACTACCACCTCTTTTACATCTTCAGGCAGCACATAGTCTCTGCCGTTGAAGAAAGCAATAGCTTTAGAGGCAATATTAAGCCCTATGCTTGCCCTGGGTGATGCTCCAAACCGGATATAATGGGCAAACTCGTCTAATCCATAGTCGTTGGGATTCCTGGTGGCAAATACAAGCTCAATAATATATTTTTCAATGGATTCGGAGACTTTAACATTATTAATTTCATCCCTGATTGCAAATATTTCATTTTTCTTTAAAACGATTTTAACCTTTTCATCAAAATTCAGATCCGACATTCGTTTCATTATCTGTAATTCTGAACTTTTATCAGGATAATTCACAAAGATTTTCATCAAAAAACGGTCTATCTGCGCCTCAGGCAACGGGTAAGTACCTTCCTGCTCAATGGGATTCTGTGTGGCAAGCACCAAAAAAGGTCTGTCCAACGGGTAGGTCGTTTCACCAATTGTAACCTGCTTTTCCTGCATCGCTTCAAGCAATGCTGATTGTACCTTTGCAGGGGAACGGTTCACCTCATCGGCTAATATGATATTGGCAAAAACAGGCCCTTTCTTCACTTCAAAAGTTGCCTTTTTTTGATTATATATCATAGTACCTACCAGGTCTGATGGCAGCAGGTCAGGGGTGAACTGGATCCTGTGAAAATCAAGGTGAAGCACATCGGCAAGGGTTTTAATGGTGAGGGTTTTGGCAAGGCCCGGCACACCTTCCAGCAAAATGTGCCCGTTGGTAAACAAGCCCAGCAAAAGCCGGCTGACCATATATTGCTGGCCTACAATGATCTTGCTGATCTCTTCAAATACCTTTTTTACTTTTTGCAGGTGTGATGTTGCTTTTTTATTTACTTTGGCCTGAGGCGGCCCGGTCTTTTGCAGATATGTTTGTTCTGTTGATTGTTCTGTTACTAAGGTTGTTTCCATAAATGTTGTCATTTTTTTTCTCGTTTCAATTCTCTATATTCAGTTATCTGAGAGTATAAGAGAAGTGATACAAGTACCAGCCCTCCAAGGCCTAAAAGTATTGCTCCTATTATTTCGAACATGATATTACTCTTTTAGTTTTTTAAATAATTTCTTTATTTTAATATAACATCTATCTTTTTACTAATTATTTCGTCAATTTTCATCGCTTAGTATTTTTACAAAGTATCTGCCCAATCATTGTATTGTTCAAAAGCGGTTGGAGTAAAGCTGATATTTCTCATGGCAAATCATCAATGTTAATGGATATCAGATTACCTTTTTCTGCTTCTTTTAAAGACTTTTCCAGCATCTTACTGTTGGCTTCGCTGCTTAACAGGTATTCTGTTTCATCTTGCTCTACCTCTATGGTAATGGCTATTTTTTGGTCTTTATACAAAGTTTTCAGGGATTTTAAGAAATCCATTGTTAATTCATTAGCGCTTAAACGATATGTAGCATCCATAGTATGTTATTTTAATTATTCTTTAACAAAGTCAGAAGTCATTGGCAATATAATTTACAGCAAAGATACAATGAATTATTTGAAAAACTAATAACAAATCACAAATCAGCGATAGCATCGCTCAGAGCGATCCCATCACTTGTCAATTAATCAATTAATTATTAATCAACCCCGAATAATCCCGTATATGCGGGACACGGAGTAAACATTGAAAACCGGCTCAATAACCGTGTAAATAGCGTGTTGTGTAACTCTGTCTTTAAACTTTGGCGCTATTACACCTAAAATTATGATTAAGCTATGTATTTAATATCAATTCAGCGTCAACATTTAATTTTTGATGCAATGCCTTGGCGACATCTAAAGTCAACTTTCTTTTACCTTTCAGATACTCGCTAATTCGGGCGGTGCTTGTATTTAACAGCAAGGCGAGGTCTTTTTGCTTTAGTTTTCTTTGGTACATTCGCAGTTCGATCATTTCAATTAAATTTTGCGGGGTCATTGGATAATATTTTTCTTCATAACCAGCAATCAAATCAGAAAGTTTATCCAACTTGATAAAGCTTTTATCACTGGGGCTGGTGTCGTTACCTACAACTTTTAGTAATTCTTCCATTTGCTTTGTTGCTTTTTGGTAATCCGCTTTGTTTTTTATTGCTTTCATAAATAGATTTTTAATTAATAATTCAAATTTTCAATGTTTTTTTAACATTTATTCGGGTTATCCGGATAGGGCAAGGGAAATGGAATTATGAATTCAAATCAGACAAAATTTTTTGTATAGTTTCCTTAAGCGTAGTAATATGATTTTCACAAATATCAAAAATAATTTCGTAATCCAATTGGTCATAATGATGTGAAATTATATTTCTTAACTTCATAATATGTTGCCACTCAACTTGTTGATATTTATCTAGAAATGAAGAATTCTGCTTATGAATCTTTTTTAAGAGTTCTCCTATTATTTGTAATCTCATTGAAATAGAATCAAAGAGTTGTACACCTTCAGGTGTTGAAACAAAATCTAAAGGAGTGTTAATTGTCTCAAACCTGCTTTGAACAAGTAAAATTGCTTCCAAAATACTCTTAAAGTCCTCTTTATATAAAATATCATCAGACATAAGTCAATTCCTTTTCGATGGTTTTTAGAAATGATTCTTTAATATGGTTGCCTTTCCTTATAATATCTACTTTTGCATTAAATTGTTGTTCTAAAAATATATTTAAATCCATTAGCCATTCAAATCGTGGTTCGGCTAATTCTACAAAAATGTCAATATCACTTTCCGGGTTATTTTTATTTTTTGCGTATGAGCCAAATAACCCTATTCGAACTACTCCAAATTGTTTTTTAAAATATTGTTTGTTAAGTGCTAAAATCTGAATGATTTCTTTTTTCGAAAGATTTTTTTTCATGATGTGAATATGCGTTAAATTAAATGTTTTACAAATTTATGAAATTCCGGTTAAATGCATAATTTACATATTTTTAATCATAACATAAAAAATAAGCCCTTGTTCTTCTCCTGCCAGGATGTTTAATCGCGGCAAAGTACCAAACCCAGGCTTATTGGTTACATTCAGGTTTTTACTCCGTTAGAAAAAATTTTCTTACGTGGCAATCGCCTAAGTACAAAAAAATGTAGTATTAATGCTCTGTAAGCAATAAATTATCAATTTTACTTTTATACTTATCGGCATTACTTTCCGGAAAACCACAATAAAAGATAGTTCGTTTCTCTTTTTTTATAAATTTTCCAGTTACTTTACAGGGCTTTAAATGAATACACAACCACATTGCCGACCGGTTTACCCCGTTGGATATAGTTTTTTATTCATTCCGACATTCAGCGAAGATTATCCTACGGGGTGAATATGCCCGCCAAAAAATACCTTCCTTAAGAAGATGAATTGAATCTGTGTTTTTGCCCTCTAATGATAGTATGTCACTCACTTTCATATTTCTTTAAAAAAAAAAGACCGCTTCGCGGTATTGTCAAAAAAAACAAATAATCAAATAGTCAAATAGTCGGATCAGTCCTTGAGGCACCGAACACTGAACCCGTTCAACTTACCATTGGTATTGCGGTAGACTCCCGCATCACCAGAGTACAGATTGCGTCTCCATGCACTGGCTCCGCTCTCGGCAGATGACCACACGTACGTGCCCGTACCGCTACCTTAGAA
This genomic interval carries:
- the lnt gene encoding apolipoprotein N-acyltransferase is translated as MPFTKSKYFPLLLALDSGLLLWLGWPAWPTAFLLFFAFVSILLLDEHFSNSDVKKPGFKFFIYTYIAFLIWNTLTTWWVCYSTVGGGIIAIIANSFFMSVPFLLFRFTKKVTGLKLGYLSFILYWLGFEYLHLNWDLSWPWLTLGNGFAMFPEWVQWYEYTGVLGGSLWLLIVNLLLFFGLRSIIFEEKFEWKKFIIPVLLIIIPVVFSYYKHAVYEEKGDPVNIVVVQPNIDPYKEKFSGSPQFIPYQKQLDRLITLSETKLDSTINYLVWPETAMPRGYWEYEINDYPMIQSLIGFLGKYPDLTLITGADTYTEYDSEQNASETARFKPDLGYYDVYNTAMQINPKGEISFYHKSKLVPGVEKMPYPKFFKFLEPLAIDMGGTTGSLGKQKERTVFKKFEVRNSKSPDFVGTGEIAIAPAICYESIYGEFMTEYVLNGANFIFIITNDGWWKDTPGYKQHLNYATLRAIETKRSIARSANTGISCFINQQGNIMQATGWWEQAVIKGTIISNDKMTFYTTYGDYIGRIAAFLAVAIFLSVIVKYLISNRHFTK
- a CDS encoding inositol monophosphatase — encoded protein: MVDPLDGTTNFTHSVPVFAISIALQENSPHSPPLTPSPSEKEKRGIGETEKRKTKRFTDSPIHPFTDSVKNSGGGDLGGAILLGVVYEINRDECFHAYKNGGAFCNNKKITISDTAQLSESLLATGFPYADFEKMPEYLEILKTFMQNSHGLRRMGSAAVDLAYVACGIFEGFFEYNLHAWDVAAGALIVEEAGGIVTDFRGGNDFLFGKEIIAAGKIHQEMLEVISENWKK
- a CDS encoding MoxR family ATPase, whose product is METTLVTEQSTEQTYLQKTGPPQAKVNKKATSHLQKVKKVFEEISKIIVGQQYMVSRLLLGLFTNGHILLEGVPGLAKTLTIKTLADVLHLDFHRIQFTPDLLPSDLVGTMIYNQKKATFEVKKGPVFANIILADEVNRSPAKVQSALLEAMQEKQVTIGETTYPLDRPFLVLATQNPIEQEGTYPLPEAQIDRFLMKIFVNYPDKSSELQIMKRMSDLNFDEKVKIVLKKNEIFAIRDEINNVKVSESIEKYIIELVFATRNPNDYGLDEFAHYIRFGASPRASIGLNIASKAIAFFNGRDYVLPEDVKEVVVDILNHRIILNYEAEADGVTTNDIITALLNKVAISQ
- a CDS encoding helix-turn-helix domain-containing protein, with translation MKAIKNKADYQKATKQMEELLKVVGNDTSPSDKSFIKLDKLSDLIAGYEEKYYPMTPQNLIEMIELRMYQRKLKQKDLALLLNTSTARISEYLKGKRKLTLDVAKALHQKLNVDAELILNT
- a CDS encoding DUF86 domain-containing protein → MSDDILYKEDFKSILEAILLVQSRFETINTPLDFVSTPEGVQLFDSISMRLQIIGELLKKIHKQNSSFLDKYQQVEWQHIMKLRNIISHHYDQLDYEIIFDICENHITTLKETIQKILSDLNS
- a CDS encoding toxin-antitoxin system toxin subunit codes for the protein MKKNLSKKEIIQILALNKQYFKKQFGVVRIGLFGSYAKNKNNPESDIDIFVELAEPRFEWLMDLNIFLEQQFNAKVDIIRKGNHIKESFLKTIEKELTYV